The genomic window AATATATGCCTCGAAACATCTGCTTCTCAACTCCcctttcatttttgatgtggGACAGGCAGAGGAGAGCGggagagaaaacacaaggagcCAGCTACCCAGAACATCAAAGCCCCTGCCCTCAATGTGCAGGCCCTCATTAGTTCAGCTAGCAGAACCAACGAGACTTGTGATTGTGTTTGCTGGGGTGCACGCTGGCAGACACTTCAGAGGAAAGGCTCCCTTAAGTCATAACTCCCCACCCTACCTCTCCTGCCACCACCCGGGCCCGCTTTAACCCCCCTGTAACCCTCTCCAAACTCCCCGCGCACACAAACTCCTGCATGctcaccccaccatccactccacCCCGTAATCTGGTCTGCAGCTGCAAACATCTGCTCCCCTCTTTATTCCTCGCTGCCTCCACCGCTGAATTGATAAACACATCTATTACTGGACCACTGACTGGCACACAGCACGGAGGAGGAATGAGGCAAATGTTGGACTCACCTATGGCTGCAGGGCCGGTTTGAAGGAGTGCCGTTTGTTCACATTGGCTTCTTCTTTAGgcgacttcttttttttttttttaatgtcctttAATTTCAAAGTGCAGTGCAGTTTGCAAGTGTACAATACAAAAGTgcatgacagaaaacaagaaagagaGAAGGCATTGACCCCaggtttggttttatttaacttcattcagaacctttttttattttaaagagatggctacagaaaagaagaaaacatcttaTAACTATGAGGGAAGTGAGTCTGCAGTGGTTTGGACTCACATGCATGAAGCAATCTCATTAGATAGCATAGGCGCCAAAAAGCCATAgaaatatttgacatttttaataaataaaataatgctcAAAGGTAAACCAACTGCAACATCGATTCAGTCTATGCTTTTGTCCCCTCCTGTCACCTCATTATCTGTGAAACACTGCCAGGAAGTATCACTTGGCATCCTGTTACAGTCAGCCATTTACTTATTCATTAAGATGATTCCTGTTTTAATTATTCAAGCGTGCTTGCCTGCAGGCTCTCGTTTAAAACTGGTTTGGGCCCTCTGAAATGTCATATGTGAGATAGTGGGAATAACGCTATCAAACTATTTATTATTCTTTGATGTTCCTCAAGAAAACAAGATAAGCCTCAAATAAGCTGTAAGGTGATGGTGCATACAGTAACTTTTCAGAGCTGGAGACAGCTGCTCCTGGCTTTTAACAAGTCGCCGGGCGATGAGAGATTGGCAATCCAAGTACCGCGAGAACGCGCAGTGTCACAGCTGCAGCTCATCGCGAGACTATCATCCAGTCCTTCGCCTGAATCCAGCTGGTACCCTTCCTGCCGTTGACGGGTAAGTGTGAACGAGATGCAAATGGTGAAATTGCTGAAAGAGGTATACGAGCGCTAAAAAGGTGGTTTCATTTATCACCGCTTGAGTTGCCTTTTAAATGCTGCGAGGGGGGAAATGAACGACCCTTAATGTACGACATGAGGCCGACTGGCGCGCTTGTCGTGACTGTAAGAGGGGGGATTATAGCACACAAATTGACCCGgagattttatttatgttttcaatTAAATACCGACGATGTTAGCTCACAGGATAGCAAGCAGATTATGTTCGGAAAGTGAATGTTATCGAGCCGAAAGAAACGTGATTTGGGTTCAAAATTCATCGCCTGCTTCAACTGCAGCATCCGCCGTCTTCGCCTCGCATTATGACagatgtgtgtggatgtgcgGCCACTGCAGCTGCAACGGGCTACGCTAGCACCTGCTGTCCGTGCGTTTGATAGAAATGAATGGAAACCTAGCTAGTCAGAGGAAAAGCGGCCAGTCACTAAAACACACAAGAGGGATACTTCACTGCCCCACAGAAGACTGCTAGTTTAAAATAACCCTCTAAAAACCAATGCGACCCGTGTAGTGTGTGTTAGCACAAGTTAACAGGCAAGGTTGGCCTGTAAAGGGCCCATTACCACTGAAGGGCCACCCTCCTCCCTCAGCTCTGTGAGCCTGACTGTGTGCAACCATAGACAGCCTTAGGTTATGTGTCATAATAACGTAATATGAAATGAGTGTTACCCTGGCATATCTTCAGTTGCCTAAAAAGAGCATAAAAAGGTGGTTACTCAGCACCACATGAAAGCTGAGCCACATAACAGAGATCCAGCATGGCTGCCTCCTTTCCCAGTGAGCTGTCACTGTAAAGGAGCAGCTTTCGAGTCAGGTCAGCTGCCTGCCGGGGTGTGAAGTATATGTTTCCTGGCTTTCCTCTGAGGGGGCACGGCTGCGAGCAGTAAGGGAGGTGCCAATGCTGAGATGTGTTTTTGAACAGCTACTGTCACACCacatgtttctttgtgtgtgtgtgcgtgtgtgtgtgtgcgcgcgtgtgtgtgtgtggtttcgaCTCTCTAAACGTGGTTCACggtttgttttgtctgcttgttgcTATGTATAGCAACAAAGCAGCCCGTGTAACAGTTTTGTTGCAGTTGTGCCCCCACCTCCTCTCCTCCCGAGGCATCATGGGAAACATCTTTGGGAACCTGTTGAAGAGCCTGATAGGCAAGAAGGAGATGAGGATTCTCATGGTGGGGCTGGACGCTGCagggaaaaccaccatcctgtACAAGTTGAAGCTGGGGGAGATCGTCACTACCATCCCCACAATTGGTGTGTGACTGTCTGcctctaaataaaaaaaacaaaacatgtgtcTTAGAGATTATGTGACCCATTGTCTATTTGCTTGTTGTCTCCTCCACCCCAGGTTTCAATGTAGAGACAGTGGAATACAAGAACATCAGCTTCACTGTGTGGGACGTGGGTGGCCAGGACAAGATCCGTCCTCTTTGGAGACACTACTTCCAGAACACCCAGGGTGAGATGCATCAAAAGCATCTTAGGTGAAAGACCAGCCAGCATGGttagagttttgtttgttttttttaaaaaaggcctCTCCAGTCCTGCTGCGGATCCTGGAGCGCACGCTCGCCCCCAGCACCTGAGGACAAAATCTGACTAATCCTTCAGATGATGTAATTTGCATACAGGCTCCAGATGTTTCAAATGATCATCATCTTAGTCATGTTCAAATCCCGGACAACCATTAAACATGCTTTGACAATATGCTTTCCTAACAATGTGATGTGACCTGATTGTTTTTGTTCGGTTTCAACTTATTCCTGCAGGTTTGATCTTTGTGGTGGACAGCAATGACCGCGAGCGGGTCAACGAAGCTCGAGAGGAGCTGATGCGGATGCTGGCTGAAGACGAGCTGAGGGATGCTGTTCTTCTAGTCTTTGCCAACAAACAGGTATCCGCCACATTACGTTCCCCCCTGCTTTTACGCCTCTTGCCTCACCAACTTCCTGACGGACACTTTGTCCTCTGTGATTTTGTTCAGGACCTGCCCAACGCCATGAACGCCGCAGAGATCACAGACAAGCTGGGCCTGCACTCCTTACGTCACCGCAACTGGTACATTCAAGCCACCTGTGCCACCAGTGGGGACGGCCTGTACGAGGGTCTGGACTGGCTGGCCAATCAGCTGAAGAACAAAAAGTGAAGGGCCGGGTCAGTGAAGTGGGGAAGAGCCTGGGTGCCAGCTCCAGGTTGTGGTTATAGGGGTTCCATTGTGTTTACATAGAgaagaaaaatgctgaaaagcTCCCAGGGGGTGACTCTCAGTGGCTTTCTCCCCTCCCCCCATCTCCCCCCCACCATCCACCCTCGAAAtacttctttattatttttccgtTCTTTGATTAATTTGATTTGTTTGAATCTGTGGTGagcatttttaatcatttacaagCAAATTTTATCTAAGTTATTTACAAtctataaacaaataaatatgtacTGTATGATATTACTGTAAAGGTATATGAATTTGCTCTACTTTGCAGACCTCCACCAACATTTAATTAGCTCAGCAATTGTGATGGATCTCAAATCGTGACGGCAGAGCAGCCTTCCCTCAGAAACTACAGACCTGGTGTAAATTATAAAGAATGTCATAATATTATAGTGGGAGTACTATTACTATTATACTCGTACAGATAAATGTAATATAACTGTCCATACTGCAACCAAATTATGCTCTTCATAGATCAAAACTTTTAGCTatgatttagttttatttatgttgaaTTAAACAAAACGTGTCTACTTTCTGGACAGTCGGaaacaatatatttaatatcgatatttattgatttttttgcttcatatagtttctttttctttattctaaTGTGCATTTACTGCTAAAGGCAGctagttaaaaacagaaaaagaaaagaaaccccAGTATCATTGTACATTACTGCTTCCCAATCTGCATGGAGATATCCCAGTACTGGCTTGTGGGCTTGTAACAGGCCACTGCTGTAAATAAAGATTTGTTCTAGCTGAGTTGCCTGGCACAGACGGGGTTAAAACAGTTTGTCTGGCATCAGCGAGGTGTGATATCTAAAGTGATACAGATGACAAACAGGCACTCTGTACCAGCTCTGTGGCTCAGAAACAAAATGCTGCTATTGGCCTGCCCTGTGGAGAGTGATGCAACACAGCATGCGACTGGCAATATTAAGAGAGCTTACATAGTtttgaatgtttatttttgttttttcgatCCGTTTGTGCAGCATCGCTTCTCATGCTGATTTATCCACCGTCAATCGGCATGACATCATGCGCGTCTCACTTTTTCATGTTGCACAAAATTACTCTAGACTCACTGTTATTGTATAGAAGgtgttgtctgtttttttaatggagtgtttctttattttgttgagttattttttccttAATTAGCTAATTAGATCAGACtgttgcattttttgttttgggtttattttggggagtttttttcacacacaaaaaaataaaataaggagAGAAGATGATAGTAATACTGCATCGTAAGGCATGTTAATACTGTACAAGATCTGTAATAAAAGCAAATTATAATAGCCTGTTTCCTCAGACTACATTTGTTAGTCTTAATCACTGCTGCTGGTTGGAACAATGCTGTACTAATAAATGTTATGGATTTAGTGTAAAGTTTACCGAACAACCTTCTAATATGCAAAAGCATGCTTTTCTATGTTGGCGCAACTGTATATATGTTGATGTAACCGGGAAAGTGGAACCGTGGTTTTCGAGGTGAAACCAAAAGCGCTGTTGATACACCTGTAGATAACGGGGTCAGCGTGTTGGCAGATAACTGACAGCagcttgtgtgtgcgtgtgtgacgTGCATTATATTCCGTTCGGTGAAAATAGTTTTCGTGGCCTTATTTAGCCAGTGGtttcatttctctttgataACAGGTTTATATGTAAGAAATATCCAGCATTCAAGTATCTCACCTTTGATCTGTGACACCGATGCACTAGCAGTTCTGATGTGGCTAAACATCCCTCCCTCTTTCAGCGACTATTTTCTGATTTTAActttcaaataaagaaaaatattaaatgagGCTGCACGACATTCCAGCTGGCGATTTGCTCTGAGAAAAAAACCGAGTATAATATGAAGAGGAGGAAATTTAAGACAGAAAAACCCAAGCAGGTGCAAAAGTGTTGAATGATTGAATTATTCCTGACACTGCATCAATCAATAAAGATACCAGAGTATACATTTGCTTTGCCttgctcatttttttccttgctATTGTTTATTGTCGCGCATGTCGGTCATGATTCGAAAACCGTATCACGGTTACGAGCGTGCTGCTTTTATCTTCTCTTGTCTGTGGCTCAAACTCAATTTCAAGTTGACAGTTCGCCCCAGAATCAAATGTGCGAGTCCGTATTTATCAATCATTGTTCTTGGGTAAGTTGCCCAGTTTTGAAGATGTTTGTCTGCTTGAATAAAAGGAAGCTACAGAGTATACTTCTGGTGCTCAAAGCACCAAGACACTGCGTTTGATGTGGGTGGTGAGTGCAATGCGGTAGAACGAGGCAATTCTCACACAAACTCCTGTGTTTGATTTGGAGGTGATGTGTCCTTTTAAGAGCCCTGCTAGGTTTCTTGAAACAGTTTGATCCTCAATTTGTTGACAGAGACACTgcttttgtagttttgcttctGTACAGTCATTTTTAACTCAAAGGACAAATTAAACATAATGTCTGAGGTCGATTCAAAgttagaatttttattttatagtttttattgttattttttaaaacacgaGGCTCTTAAGAGATGTCATTGCAAGTTAGGGAGACCACGTTAGGTTGAAAaagccaaataaataaaagcgataataaaataattaggaATGGCCGAAACAACATTCTTAAGAAGTATAAATGCAGTGATCAAGTCAGCAGCTCCCAACAGGCCTGAAAAACCAGAGAGGACAACTGGAGTACATGATGGCAGAATTATTTCTATGGTTAAGAAAAACAGCTTCACAGCATCTAACCAGATCAAGCCCACGCTATAGGAGCAGGCGTGTGTGCACGTCAGTCACATCTTGACTGTTGGATTTCAAATCTGTGGCGGTGTACAGAGGCAACGCTACAAAAACTCTTTGCACAACACATTATTGACCTAACCGTACTTCTCCTTCATTGATGAATCCATAATAAAcagtgaaatattttaaaactctAACTGTTGCCTCAACACATATATGTTCAATGGAAAGTCAATCGATTTCATGTGTGCTCCGGAGGTTTTAAGTTGCACATCTGGCCTCCAAACCGGTTGTGATGTCACAATATCCTCTTATGCCTACACATGTTGAACTTTGATTTAAGGTGAGCCTCATTTTCAGCAGATTAATGGGAAACAGCTTTGACGTCCCTGACGACGCATGTATCACCCTGAACAATGAAGGTCAAAACTCTAAATGTGAGTtagactcttttcttttttttacatgaagTGGGAGCTGATCGAGAATAGTTTTAACTCAGTAAACTGTTTACCGTACCAGTCATCAGCTAAGACTAAAATCAGACTAACAGCACATATTACACAACTGTGGGATCTGGCTCTACACAGCCTTTCTTTTGTCCTTTATTAACTGCTATTATCAGGAGAAGTTTGGCACAATCAGGTAGTTTGCCTGTGGAATTGCTGCACTTCACAGAGAGTCATTTTGTCTGAGCCAATCAGAGGTCCATGTAGGGGAGAGTGCTGCTGTGTCTCCAAGGGTGTGACAGCAGTATGTGAGTCGGAGCTGCTCCCGGGGCCACCAGCCCCCTTGGCCCCCTGCAGGACCGCTACAATAGTGGCCCCAGGGCGGATGCCATAGCTGGGATTCCCACTCGTAACCGGGACACCTTCGCCCAGGGCACAGACACACTGGCAGCAGCCCCACAATCAATTCATCAATCTCTGAAGGGAGTGGCAACTGCAAAAGGCCACAGCAGGCACCCCTCACAGTTCCCCTTGGAAGGGACAGGGCCACCAGGGCTGACACAGAGACTGACACCATGGTGGCGTTGTGAAAGTGCCAAGCTCTGTAAATACTATAGGCAGCTATTTTTTCTTGACGGGGCAAACAGAGAAACTCTCATGTgaa from Astatotilapia calliptera chromosome 20, fAstCal1.2, whole genome shotgun sequence includes these protein-coding regions:
- the arf3a gene encoding ADP-ribosylation factor 3a — translated: MRDWQSKYRENAQCHSCSSSRDYHPVLRLNPAGTLPAVDGNKAARVTVLLQLCPHLLSSRGIMGNIFGNLLKSLIGKKEMRILMVGLDAAGKTTILYKLKLGEIVTTIPTIGFNVETVEYKNISFTVWDVGGQDKIRPLWRHYFQNTQGLIFVVDSNDRERVNEAREELMRMLAEDELRDAVLLVFANKQDLPNAMNAAEITDKLGLHSLRHRNWYIQATCATSGDGLYEGLDWLANQLKNKK